One segment of Mycolicibacterium sp. YH-1 DNA contains the following:
- a CDS encoding Gfo/Idh/MocA family protein gives MSDLRVAVLGVGVMGADHVARLSTRISGARVSVVNDYVTEKAEQLAATIPGCRTIVDPLDAIADPDVDAVVLATPGPTHEKQLLACLEHGKPVLCEKPLTTDVATSLEVVKREADLGTRLIQVGFMRRFDHEYAQLKALLDSGDLGRALVLHCAHRNPAVPPSFDSAMVVRDSLVHEVDVTRFLFDEEIASIQIVKPSANPGAPQGLADPQIAILRTVSGKHVDVELFVTTGVAYEVRTEVVAERGSAMIGLDVGLVRTGAPGTRGGQITPGFRERFGQAYDTEFQRWVDAVRSGVNVDGPTAWDGYAAAAVCEAGVESLTSGLPVEVTMVDRASITGA, from the coding sequence ATGTCCGACTTGCGTGTAGCCGTCCTCGGAGTGGGCGTCATGGGTGCCGATCACGTCGCCCGGTTGAGCACCAGGATCTCCGGTGCCCGGGTGTCGGTCGTCAACGACTACGTCACCGAGAAGGCCGAGCAGCTGGCCGCCACCATCCCCGGTTGTCGCACCATCGTCGACCCGCTCGACGCGATCGCCGATCCGGACGTCGACGCCGTCGTACTCGCCACCCCGGGTCCCACTCACGAGAAGCAATTGCTCGCCTGCCTCGAGCACGGCAAGCCGGTGCTGTGCGAGAAACCGCTGACCACCGATGTCGCCACGTCGTTGGAGGTCGTCAAGCGCGAGGCCGATCTCGGCACACGACTCATTCAGGTCGGCTTCATGCGCCGATTCGACCATGAGTACGCCCAACTCAAGGCGCTGCTCGACTCGGGCGACCTGGGCCGCGCGCTCGTCCTGCACTGCGCGCACCGCAACCCCGCGGTGCCACCGAGCTTCGACAGCGCGATGGTGGTCCGCGACTCCCTCGTCCATGAGGTCGACGTCACCCGCTTCCTGTTCGACGAGGAGATCGCCTCGATCCAGATCGTGAAGCCCTCGGCCAATCCCGGTGCGCCCCAAGGGCTCGCCGACCCGCAGATCGCGATACTGCGGACCGTTTCGGGTAAACACGTCGATGTCGAACTGTTCGTGACGACGGGTGTCGCCTACGAGGTGCGCACCGAGGTCGTCGCGGAAAGGGGCAGCGCGATGATCGGCCTGGACGTCGGGCTGGTGCGCACGGGCGCGCCGGGGACCCGGGGCGGGCAGATCACGCCGGGCTTTCGGGAGCGGTTCGGTCAGGCCTACGACACCGAGTTCCAGCGCTGGGTCGACGCCGTCCGTAGTGGAGTCAACGTCGACGGGCCCACCGCGTGGGACGGTTACGCCGCCGCGGCGGTGTGCGAGGCGGGCGTGGAGTCCCTGACCAGCGGGCTGCCCGTCGAGGTCACGATGGTCGACCGCGCATCGATCACCGGAGCGTGA
- the iolD gene encoding 3D-(3,5/4)-trihydroxycyclohexane-1,2-dione acylhydrolase (decyclizing), translated as MVSTAPKRAEKTPDAEPTIRLTVAQATIRFLGAQYVERDGERSRFFAGCFGIFGHGNVAGLGQALLEDEVAAAEAGTAPLLPYVLGRNEQAMVHSAVAYARQRDRLQAWAVSASVGPGSTNMLTGAALATINRLPVLLLPADTFATRVSSPVLQELELPASGDVTVNDAFKPLSRYFDRVWRPEQLPAALLGAMRVLTDPVETGAATVAIPQDVQAEAHDWPESLFAERTWHIARPLPERSVIARAAEVIRSARTPLIVAGGGVVYSGATEALAAFCESTGIPVGMSQAGKGALSYDHPQCVGAVGSTGTTAANALATEADVVIGIGTRYSDFTSASRTAFNNPDVRFVNINVASLDSVKQGGISVVSDAREAIEALEAALGDYSVSDDYRSRTAALAKEWDDTVSAAYAITDGQRGAALNQNQVIGLANTLSDPRDVVVCAAGSMPGDLHKLWRTRDPKGYHVEYGYSCMGYEIAGGLGVRMADDSRDVFVMVGDGSYLMMATELVTAVQEGIKVIVVLVQNHGFASIGSLSEALGSQRFGTSYRYRSDDGRLDGDKLPVDLAANAASLGADVIKVATASEFGDAVKVAKASDRTTVIHVETDPMIPAPDSESWWDVPVSEVSALDSTRAAYTTYAEWKTIQRAHIRPSDR; from the coding sequence GTGGTCTCCACCGCACCCAAGCGAGCCGAGAAGACGCCCGACGCCGAGCCGACCATCCGACTCACGGTGGCGCAGGCCACCATTCGGTTCCTCGGAGCCCAGTACGTCGAACGCGACGGCGAGCGCAGCAGGTTCTTCGCGGGCTGTTTCGGCATCTTCGGCCACGGCAACGTGGCGGGCCTGGGCCAGGCGCTGCTCGAGGACGAGGTCGCCGCCGCCGAGGCGGGCACCGCGCCACTGCTTCCGTACGTGCTTGGCCGCAACGAACAGGCCATGGTGCACAGTGCCGTCGCCTACGCACGTCAGAGGGACCGCCTGCAGGCCTGGGCGGTGTCCGCCAGCGTCGGCCCCGGGTCCACCAACATGCTGACCGGCGCCGCGTTGGCGACCATCAATCGGCTGCCCGTGCTACTACTGCCCGCCGACACGTTCGCCACTCGGGTCAGTTCCCCCGTGCTGCAGGAGCTGGAACTGCCGGCTAGCGGCGACGTCACGGTCAACGACGCATTCAAACCGCTGTCGCGCTACTTCGACCGGGTGTGGCGCCCCGAGCAGCTGCCCGCCGCGCTGCTCGGCGCGATGCGTGTGCTCACCGATCCCGTCGAGACGGGCGCGGCGACCGTGGCCATCCCGCAGGACGTCCAGGCTGAGGCACACGACTGGCCGGAATCCCTGTTCGCCGAACGCACCTGGCATATCGCCCGGCCGCTGCCGGAACGTTCGGTGATCGCGCGCGCCGCCGAGGTGATCCGGTCGGCCCGCACACCGCTGATCGTCGCCGGTGGCGGCGTCGTCTACTCCGGTGCCACCGAGGCACTCGCCGCGTTTTGCGAGAGTACCGGCATCCCCGTCGGCATGAGCCAGGCAGGCAAGGGCGCGCTGTCCTACGACCATCCGCAGTGTGTGGGAGCCGTCGGATCCACGGGCACCACCGCAGCCAACGCGCTGGCCACCGAGGCCGACGTGGTGATCGGCATCGGTACCCGCTACAGCGATTTCACGTCCGCATCGCGCACCGCGTTCAACAACCCCGACGTCAGGTTCGTCAACATCAACGTGGCGTCGCTGGACTCGGTCAAGCAGGGCGGCATCAGCGTCGTCTCCGACGCGCGGGAGGCCATCGAGGCACTCGAGGCGGCGCTCGGCGACTACTCGGTCAGCGATGACTACCGGTCGCGCACCGCCGCGCTGGCCAAGGAGTGGGACGACACCGTCTCCGCGGCGTACGCGATCACGGACGGCCAGCGGGGCGCGGCGCTCAACCAGAACCAGGTGATCGGCCTGGCGAACACCCTGAGCGATCCCCGCGACGTCGTCGTCTGCGCCGCCGGCTCCATGCCCGGCGATCTGCACAAGCTCTGGCGGACAAGGGATCCCAAGGGCTACCACGTCGAGTACGGATACTCCTGCATGGGCTACGAGATCGCGGGCGGCCTCGGTGTCCGGATGGCCGACGATAGCCGCGATGTCTTCGTCATGGTCGGCGACGGGTCCTATCTGATGATGGCCACGGAGTTGGTGACCGCCGTGCAGGAGGGCATCAAGGTCATCGTCGTGCTGGTGCAGAACCACGGCTTCGCCTCCATCGGGTCACTGTCGGAGGCGTTGGGGTCACAGCGGTTCGGTACGTCCTACCGCTACCGCAGCGACGACGGCCGCCTCGACGGTGACAAGCTCCCCGTCGATCTCGCCGCCAACGCCGCCAGCCTGGGCGCCGACGTCATCAAGGTCGCCACGGCGTCCGAGTTCGGCGATGCCGTCAAGGTGGCCAAGGCCAGCGATCGCACCACCGTGATTCACGTCGAGACCGATCCGATGATCCCCGCACCCGACAGCGAGTCCTGGTGGGACGTTCCCGTCAGCGAGGTGTCGGCACTCGACTCCACCCGCGCCGCGTATACGACCTACGCCGAATGGAAGACCATCCAGCGCGCCCACATCCGCCCCTCCGATCGCTAA
- a CDS encoding sugar phosphate isomerase/epimerase, which produces MASILVGSAPDSWGVWFPDDPQQTPYTRFLDEVAASGYEWIELGPFGYLPTDPAKLSDELAQRNLKLSAGTVFEHLHQDDSWGAVWSQIEDVAKLTAAVGGKHVVVIPEMWRDPATGAVLEDRNLTPAQWRKKTQGMNDLGRAMFEKYGVRAQYHPHADSHVDTEENVYRFLDGTDGEFVNLCLDTGHISYCGGDNIAIIRRAPERIGYLHLKQVDPAVRAKVEAEDLPFGEAVKLGAMIEPPLGIPEMPPLLAEIEGLGIDVFAIVEQDMYPCQVDAPLPIAKRTRSYLGSCGVPSVRFN; this is translated from the coding sequence ATGGCAAGCATTCTCGTTGGTTCGGCCCCCGACTCCTGGGGCGTCTGGTTCCCCGACGATCCGCAGCAGACCCCGTACACCCGATTCCTCGACGAGGTCGCGGCGTCGGGCTACGAGTGGATCGAACTCGGCCCCTTCGGTTACCTGCCGACCGATCCCGCCAAACTCTCCGATGAACTCGCCCAACGCAACCTGAAGCTGTCGGCGGGCACGGTCTTCGAGCATCTCCATCAGGACGATTCGTGGGGTGCCGTGTGGTCCCAGATCGAGGATGTCGCGAAGCTGACGGCGGCAGTTGGCGGCAAGCACGTCGTCGTGATCCCGGAGATGTGGCGCGACCCGGCCACGGGTGCGGTGCTCGAGGACCGCAACCTCACTCCCGCGCAGTGGCGCAAGAAGACCCAGGGCATGAACGATCTCGGCAGGGCCATGTTCGAGAAGTACGGCGTGCGCGCGCAGTACCACCCGCACGCAGATAGCCACGTCGACACCGAGGAGAACGTGTACCGCTTCCTCGACGGCACCGACGGCGAGTTCGTCAACCTGTGCCTGGACACCGGGCACATCAGTTACTGCGGTGGTGACAACATCGCCATCATCCGGCGTGCACCCGAACGCATCGGCTACCTGCATCTCAAGCAGGTGGATCCCGCGGTACGCGCCAAGGTCGAGGCCGAGGACCTGCCGTTTGGCGAGGCCGTCAAGCTCGGCGCCATGATCGAGCCCCCGCTGGGAATTCCGGAGATGCCACCGCTGCTGGCCGAGATCGAGGGGCTCGGCATCGACGTGTTCGCGATCGTCGAGCAGGACATGTATCCGTGTCAGGTCGACGCCCCGCTGCCCATCGCCAAGCGCACCCGGTCCTACCTCGGGTCGTGCGGCGTGCCATCCGTTCGCTTCAACTGA
- a CDS encoding sugar phosphate isomerase/epimerase family protein has protein sequence MKIALDPTPFHHDYELLEFPRVVADLGYEHLQLTPHRDFIPFFNHPRADDHLVSKFRKACTDAGVGIASVLPVLRWSGPDEDAREAAVRNWKRVVQITVDLGVNVINTEFSGRPEKAEESERAFFRSMEELVPIFEREGIDVRIDPHPDDFVEDGLEAVRIIRGVNSPNIGMVYVACHTFHMGANMIDIMRAAGDKLRLVHVADTMDHHRSHGLRYITNPPGNPVRVHQHLKIGDGDVDWDEFFGGLAEIGFYDRPDTVMVSSVFAEDESAPEVSRYQLKTMTEYVTKYGR, from the coding sequence GTGAAGATCGCGTTGGATCCCACGCCGTTCCACCATGACTACGAGCTGCTCGAATTCCCCCGCGTGGTGGCCGATCTCGGCTACGAGCACCTGCAGTTGACCCCGCACCGCGACTTCATCCCGTTCTTCAACCACCCGCGGGCAGACGATCACCTGGTGTCGAAGTTCCGCAAGGCCTGCACTGATGCCGGTGTCGGTATCGCGTCGGTGCTGCCGGTGTTGCGCTGGTCGGGTCCCGACGAGGACGCGCGAGAGGCCGCGGTGCGCAACTGGAAGCGGGTAGTCCAGATCACCGTCGACCTCGGCGTGAACGTCATCAACACGGAGTTCTCCGGCCGTCCCGAGAAGGCCGAGGAGTCCGAGCGTGCGTTCTTCCGGTCCATGGAGGAACTGGTCCCCATCTTCGAGCGCGAGGGCATCGACGTTCGCATCGATCCACACCCCGACGACTTCGTCGAGGACGGGCTGGAGGCGGTGCGGATCATCCGCGGCGTCAACTCCCCCAACATCGGCATGGTGTACGTCGCATGCCACACGTTCCATATGGGCGCCAACATGATCGACATCATGCGGGCCGCGGGCGACAAGCTGCGCCTGGTGCACGTCGCCGACACCATGGACCACCACCGCAGCCATGGCCTGCGCTACATCACCAATCCCCCGGGCAACCCGGTGCGGGTGCATCAGCACCTCAAGATCGGCGACGGTGACGTCGACTGGGACGAGTTCTTCGGCGGCCTGGCCGAGATCGGTTTCTACGACCGGCCCGACACGGTGATGGTGTCGTCGGTGTTCGCCGAGGACGAGTCCGCCCCGGAGGTCTCGCGCTATCAGCTCAAAACCATGACGGAGTACGTCACCAAGTACGGCAGATGA